Proteins from one Thioflavicoccus mobilis 8321 genomic window:
- a CDS encoding Fic family protein — MLAQCLDAFEKSHHTASQIDPLIRALMAHYQFEAIHPFRNGNGRVGRLLLSLTIY, encoded by the coding sequence ATGCTTGCCCAGTGCCTGGACGCCTTCGAGAAGTCCCATCACACGGCCTCGCAAATCGACCCGCTGATTCGGGCGCTCATGGCCCATTACCAGTTCGAGGCCATCCACCCGTTCAGGAACGGCAACGGACGCGTCGGCCGGCTGTTGCTGTCGCTCACCATCTACTAA